The following proteins are co-located in the Tiliqua scincoides isolate rTilSci1 chromosome 8, rTilSci1.hap2, whole genome shotgun sequence genome:
- the YWHAE gene encoding 14-3-3 protein epsilon has protein sequence MDDREDLVYQAKLAEQAERYDEMVESMKKVAGMDVELTVEERNLLSVAYKNVIGARRASWRIISSIEQKEENKGGEDKLKMIREYRQLVENELKLICCDILDVLDKHLIPAANTGESKVFYYKMKGDYHRYLAEFATGNDRKEAAENSLVAYKAASDIAMTELPPTHPIRLGLALNFSVFYYEILNSPDRACRLAKAAFDDAIAELDTLSEESYKDSTLIMQLLRDNLTLWTSDMQGDGEEQSKEALQDVEDENQ, from the exons ATGGACGATCGGGAGGACCTCGTCTACCAGGCCAAGCTGGCCGAGCAGGCCGAGCGCTACGATG AAATGGTCGAGTCAATGAAGAAAGTGGCCGGCATGGATGTCGAGCTCACAGTCGAGGAGAGGAATCTCCTCTCCGTTGCCTACAAAAATGTGATTGGAGCTAGAAGAGCTTCGTGGAGAATAATCAGCAGCATTGAACAGAAGGAGGAAAACAAGGGTGGAGAAGACAAACTGAAGATGATTCGGGAGTATCGGCAATTG GTTGAGAATGAACTCAAATTAATTTGCTGTGACATTCTGGATGTACTGGACAAACACCTCATTCCAGCAGCCAACACTGGCGAATCCAAGGTTTTCTATTATAAAAT gaaaggggactACCACAGGTATCTTGCTGAGTTTGCCACAGGAAATGACAGAAAGGAAGCTGCCGAGAACAGCTTGGTGGCTTATAAAGCTGCTAGTGATATTGCAATGACAGAACTTCCTCCAACACATCCCATCCGCCTAGGACTTGCCCTCAACTTCTCTGTTTTCTACTATGAAATTCTTAATTCTCCTGACCGTGCCTGCAG GTTGGCAAAAGCAGCTTTTGATGACGCTATTGCAGAACTGGATACACTGAGTGAAGAAAGCTATAAGGATTCTACGCTTATCATGCAGTTGTTACGTGATAACCTGACACTATGGACTTCAGACATGCAGGGTGATG
- the CRK gene encoding adapter molecule crk, translating into MAGQFDADDQAGWYWGRLSRAEAVALLQGQRHGTFLVRDSGTIPGDFVLSVSESSRVSHYIVNSGGGGPGLNPSKFRIGDQEFDSLPALLEFYKIHYLDTTTLIEPVSKSRHNSDVLLRQEEAEYVRALFDFNGNDDEDLPFKKGDILRIWEKPEEQWWNAEDSEGKRGMIPVPYVEKYRPASAAVSAPVGGNQDSSLPQPLGGPEPGPYAQPSINTPLPNLQNGPIFARVIQKRVPNAYDKTALALEVGELVKVTKINMSGQWEGECNGRRGHFPFTHVRLLDQQNPEEDFS; encoded by the exons ATGGCCGGGCAGTTCGACGCCGACGACCAGGCCGGCTGGTACTGGGGGCGGCTGAGCCGGGCCGAGGCGGTGGCGCTGCTGCAGGGGCAGCGCCACGGCACCTTCCTGGTGCGCGACTCCGGCACCATCCCCGGCGACTTCGTGCTCTCCGTCTCCGAGAGCTCGCGCGTCTCCCACTACATCGTCaacagcggcggcggcggccccg gGTTGAATCCTTCTAAATTTCGAATAGGTGATCAAGAGTTTGATTCCCTGCCAGCTTTGTTGGAATTCTACAAAATACACTACTTGGACACTACAACCTTGATAGAACCTGTTTCAAAATCCAGGCATAACAGCGATGTTCTGCTGAGGCAGGAAGAAGCAGAGTACGTGCGTGCTCTTTTTGACTTTAATGGCAATGATGACGAAGATCTTCcatttaaaaaaggagatatatTGAGAATCTGGGAAAAGCCTGAAGAGCAATGGTGGAATGCAGAAGACAGCGAAGGCAAGCGGGGGATGATCCCTGTTCCCTACGTCGAGAAATATAgacctgcctctgctgctgtatCTGCTCCAGTTGGAGGTAACCAGGATAgttccctcccacagcctctggGTGGGCCGGAGCCAGGTCCCTATGCCCAGCCCAGCATCAACACTCCGCTTCCCAACCTCCAGAATGGCCCCATTTTTGCCCGGGTTATCCAGAAGCGGGTCCCTAATGCCTACGACAAGACAGCCTTGGCTTTGGAG GTTGGCGAGCTGGTAAAAGTCACCAAGATTAACATGAGTGGCCAATGGGAAGGCGAGTGCAATGGCAGGCGAGGCCACTTCCCATTCACGCACGTCCGGCTGCTCGATCAACAGAATCCAGAGGAAGACTTCAGCTGA